From the Zonotrichia albicollis isolate bZonAlb1 chromosome Z, bZonAlb1.hap1, whole genome shotgun sequence genome, one window contains:
- the SPAG8 gene encoding sperm-associated antigen 8 isoform X2, with the protein MEGRGGCRRREPMGGALSSHVGPRGHEERPPLWVQGEEPLPEERLPYSGETLATTTKRLREMSEIAEPPWEMSEIAEPPQEIADTDELPTVPLSAVPSKVPSREIRRNPSEIKLPPWLGKWGTGSEEKSSATLPALPPTPSTPAEKPSQAVPQRSRVTHDWQKEVVVDPLDSRPRKDLGSEDLQRGYDGLPIHQFLSSVTDSSPPKDCPTLRAVLLGQGQRKAALASMLFKKYSKEMEEEIRPCPKRMESISTTHDDYCAMGFQSTPQPITQRHDYLTEQPSSFWMEQARGRPGVTALFGTNIPFKRNADFSTPITMYLGHPEPFNLYDPYDPPSRQLQPHK; encoded by the exons ATGGAGGGGAGAGGCGGCTGCAGGCGGCGAGAGCCCATGGG GGGCGCTCTGAGCAGCCATGTGGGTCCCAGAGGCCATGAGGAGAGGCCACCGCTCTGGGTCCAGGGTGAGGAGCCCCTGCCTGAGGAGAGGCTCCCGTACAGCGGGGAGACGCTTGCAACCACCACCAAGAGGCTCCGGGAGATGTCAGAGATAGCCGAGCCGCCCTGGGAGATGTCAGAGATAGCCGAGCCGCCCCAGGAGATAGCAGACACAGATGAGCTGCCCACTGTGCCCCTATCAGCCGTGCCCAGCAAGGTGCCATCCCGAGAGATTAGGAGGAATCCCTCTGAGATCAAGCTGCCTCCCTGGCTTGGAAAGTGGGGGACTGGCTCCGAGGAGAAGTCCTCCGCCACACTGCCGGCGCTGCCGCCCACCCCATCCACGCCAGCAGAGAAGCCCAGCCAGGCGGTGCCCCAGCGGAGCCGTGTGACCCATGACTGGCAGAAGGAG GTAGTCGTGGATCCCCTGGACTCTCGGCCAAGGAAGGATTTGGGCAGTGAGGACTTACAGCGTGGCTACGATGGACTGCCAATCCACCAATTTCTCTCCTCAGTCACTGACAGCTCCCCCCCGAAGGACTGCCCAaccctcagggctgtgctgctggggcaaG GGCAGCGGAAGGCCGCATTGGCATCCATGCTCTTCAAGAAATACAG caaggagatggaggaggagattCGGCCCTGCCCAAAGCGCATGGAATCTATCTCCACCACGCATGATGACTACTGTGCCATGGGCTTCCAGTCCAcaccccagcccatcacccag CGTCACGATTACTTAACGGAGCAGCCAAGCAGCTTCTGGATGGAGCAAGCCCGTGGACGGCCG GGTGTCACTGCCCTCTTCGGCACAAACATTCCCTTCAAGAGGAATGCAGACTTCTCCACTCCCATTACCATGTACTTAGGGCATCCTGAGCCCTTCAACCTCTATGACCCCTATGACCCCCCGAGcagacagctccagccccacaaGTAA
- the MSMP gene encoding prostate-associated microseminoprotein, translating to MAMQAQKMRCAWGRLCLLLSLLQLPGSQAKCYFQAKAPCEYEGKQFSIGESWLSTNCLLCTCLHPIGVGCCETTQHPIDFPDWCEAHYDSQTCQISVVQKANPSLPCVKSVEHEWGSASTPEPLVNKLLGAGLSR from the exons ATGGCCATGCAAGCACAGAAGATGAGGTGTGCTTGGGGCAGGCTTTGCCTGCTTCTTTCCCTCCTCCAGCTGCCGGGCTCCCAGGCCAAGTGCTACTTCCAGGCTAAAG ctcccTGTGAATACGAAGGGAAACAGTTCTCCATTGGGGAATCGTGGCTGAGCACCAactgcctgctctgcacctgCCTGCACCCCATTGGCGTGGGCTGCTGTGAGAC CACCCAGCACCCGATCGACTTCCCTGACTGGTGCGAGGCCCACTACGACTCACAGACCTGCCAGATCTCGGTAGTGCAGAAGGCCAACCCCAGCCTGCCGTGCGTGAAGAGCGTGGAGCACGAGTGGGGCTCGGCCAGCACCCCCGAGCCGCTGGTGAACAAGCTGCTGGGTGCGGGGCTCAGCAGATAG
- the NPR2 gene encoding atrial natriuretic peptide receptor 2 yields the protein MAPPLPLPLLALLLPLLPVPTGAGRRAATPDGAPANLTVAVVLPERNVSYAWAWPRVGPALSLALEALERGEPPLLPRPFSVRVEFMSSELEGACSEYVAPLNAVDLKLYHDPDVLFGPGCVYPAASVGRFASHWRLPLITGGAVAAGFSRKREHYSTTVRTGPSAPKLGAFVSHLHAHFNWSARAVLLYVDRKTDDRPYYFTVEGVYQELQDGNNLTVTVHIYSPEEGGPDTAVHFIKANGRVVYLCGPPEMLRQIMQLAQQENLTNGDYVFFYLDVFGESLRGDSARDPFKPWQDSPGQDSGLREAFQMVLVITYYEPQNPEYQQFQTQLILRAKQKFGVQLNYSLMNLVAGCFYDGMLLYAMVLNETLREGGSKKNATHIIEKMRDRKFQGVTGLVSMDSNNDRDTDFNLWAMSDPKTGQYEVVGHYSGVEKQIHWLGRPIPWVKGAPPLDNPPCVFDVDDPSCDKTPLSMLAIVALGTGLTFVMFGISSFLIFRKLMLEKELASMLWRIRWDELQFGSPERYHKAAGSRLTLSLRGSSYGSLMTTHGKYQIFANTGHFKGNVVAIKHINKKRIELTRQVLFELKHMRDIQFNHLTRFIGACIDPPNICIITEYCPRGSLQDVLENESINLDWMFRYSLINDIVKGMAFLHNSIIGHHGSLKSSNCVVDSRFVLKITDYGLASFRSPSDNEDTHALYAKKLWTAPELLQKGHLPTPGMQKADVYSFGIIVQEVALRNGPFYIEGMDLSPKEIVQKVRNSQKPFFRPSIDIGVHSEELAVLMERCWAQEPAERPDFSQIKIFIRRFNKEGSTSILDNLLSRMEQYANNLEKLVEERTQAYLEEKRKAENLLYQILPHSVAEQLKRGETVRAEAFDSVTIYFSDIVGFTALSAESTPMQVVMLLNDLYTCFDAIIDNFDVYKVETIGDAYMVVSGLPVRNGKLHAREIVRMALALLEAVKTFKIRHRPNDQLHLRIGIHTGPVCAGVVGLKMPRYCLFGDTVNTASRMESNGQALKIHVSSATKEVLDEFGCFDLELRGDVEMKGKGKMRTYWLLGERKDP from the exons ATGGCtccgccgctgccgctgccgctgctggcgctgctgctgccgctgctgccggtACCGACCGGCgcggggcggcgggcggcgaCCCCCGACGGGGCGCCCGCCAACTTGACGGTGGCGGTGGTGCTGCCGGAGCGCAACGTGAGCTACGCGTGGGCTTGGCCGCGCGTGGGTCCGGcgctcagcctggctctggaaGCGCTGGAGCGGGGCGAGCCGCCTTTGCTGCCGCGGCCCTTCTCGGTGCGCGTCGAGTTCATGAGCTCGGAGCTGGAGGGCGCCTGCTCCGAGTACGTGGCACCGCTCAACGCCGTGGACCTGAAGCTCTACCACGACCCCGACGTGCTGTTCGGGCCGGGCTGCGTGTACCCCGCCGCGTCCGTGGGGCGCTTCGCCTCTCACTGGCGGCTGCCCCTCATCACCGGCGGGGCGGTGGCCGCGGGTTTCAGCCGCAAACGGGAGCACTACAGCACGACGGTGCGCACCGGACCCTCGGCACCCAAACTGGGCGCCTTCGTCTCCCACCTCCACGCGCACTTCAACTGGAGCGCCCGCGCCGTGCTCCTCTACGTGGACCGCAAGACCGACGACCGACCCTACTACTTTACCGTCGAGGGTGTctaccaggagctgcaggatggcAACAACCTCACCGTCACCGTCCACATCTACTCCCCCGAGGAAGGCGGCCCCGACACCGCCGTCCACTTCATCAAAGCCAACGGGCGCG TGGTGTATCTCTGTGGGCCGCCAGAGATGCTGCGGCAGATCATGCAGCTGGCGCAACAGGAGAACCTCACCAATGGCGACTACGTCTTCTTCTACCTGGATGTCTTTGGGGAGAGCCTGCGGGGTGACTCCGCCCGTGACCCCTTCAAGCCCtggcaggacagccctggccaGGACTCAGGACTGCGTGAGGCTTTCCAG ATGGTGCTGGTGATCACCTACTATGAGCCCCAAAACCCTGAGTACCAGCAATTCCAAACCCAGCTCATTCTGCGAGCTAAGCAGAAATTTGGGGTGCAGCTCAACTACTCCCTG ATGAACCTGGTGGCGGGGTGTTTCTATGATGGGATGCTGCTGTACGCCATGGTGCTGAATGAGACTCTGCGTGAGGGCGGCTCCAAGAAAAACGCCACCCACATCATCGAGAAGATGCGGGACCGCAAGTTCCAGG GCGTCACAGGGCTTGTGAGCATGGACAGCAACAATGACCGAGACACTGACTTCAACCTATGGGCCATGAGTGACCCCAAGACCGGGCAGTATGAG GTGGTGGGACACTACTCGGGTGTGGAGAAGCAAATCCACTGGCTGGGACGACCCATCCCCTGGGTGAAGGGGGCTCCCCCCTTGGACAACCCTCCCTGTGTCTTTGATGTGGATGACCCCTCCTGTGATAAAA cccccctCTCTATGCTGGCCATCGTGGCTTTGGGTACTGGCCTCACCTTTGTCATGTTTGGCATCTCCAGCTTCCTCATCTTCAG GAAGCTGATGCTGGAGAAGGAGCTTGCCAGCATGCTCTGGAGGATCCGCTGGGATGAGCTGCAGTTTGGAAGTCCTGAGCGGTACCACaaggcagcaggcagccggctcACCTTGTCCCTG CGTGGCTCCAGCTATGGCTCCCTGATGACCACCCATGGCAAGTACCAGATCTTCGCCAACACCGGCCACTTCAAG GGCAATGTTGTGGCCATTAAGCACATCAACAAGAAGCGCATCGAGCTGACGCGGCAGGTGCTCTTCGAGCTAAAGCAT ATGCGAGACATCCAGTTCAACCACCTGACCCGCTTCATCGGGGCGTGCATCGACCCCCCCAACATCTGCATCATCACTGAGTACTGCCCACGGGGCAGCTTACAG GATGTCCTGGAGAATGAGAGCATCAACTTGGACTGGATGTTCCGCTACTCCCTCATTAATGACATTGTCAAG GGAATGGCCTTCCTGCACAACAGCATCATTGGCCATCACGGCAGCCTCAAGTCATCCAACTGCGTGGTGGACAGCCGCTTCGTGCTGAAGATCACCGACTACGGCCTGGCCAGCTTCCGCTCGCCCAGCGACAATGAGGACACACATGCACTCTATGCCA agaagctgtggacagccccagagctgctgcagaagggACACCTGCCCACCCCGGGCATGCAGAAAGCTGATGTCTACAGCTTTGGCATCATCGTGCAGGAGGTTGCTTTGCGCAACGGCCCCTTCTACATCGAGGGCATGGACCTGAGCCCTAAAG AGATCGTGCAGAAGGTGCGTAACAGCCAGAAGCCCTTCTTCCGGCCCTCCATCGACATCGGAGTGCACAGCGaggagctggctgtgctgaTGGAACGCTGCTGGGCGCAGGAGCCGGCCGAGCGCCCTGACTTCAGTCAGATCAAGATCTTCATCCGTAGATTCAACAA ggagggaAGCACCAGCATCCTGGACAACCTGCTGTCGCGCATGGAACAGTATGCCAATAACCTCGAGAAGCTGGTGGAAGAGAGGACACAGGCCTACCTGGAGGAGAAGCGCAAGGCAGAGAACCTCCTCTACCAGATTCTGCCCCA TTCTGTGGCAGAGCAGCTGAAGCGTGGAGAGACAGTGCGAGCTGAGGCTTTCGACAGTGTCACCATCTACTTCAGTGACATCGTGGGCTTCACCGCCCTCTCAGCAGAGAGCACTCCCATGCAG GTTGTGATGCTGCTGAACGATCTCTATACTTGCTTTGATGCCATTATCGACAACTTTGACGTCTACAAG GTGGAGACCATAGGGGATGCCTACATGGTGGTCTCGGGGCTGCCGGTGCGCAATGGGAAGCTGCATGCCCGTGAGATTGTCCGTatggccctggccctgctcgAGGCTGTCAAAACCTTCAAGATCCGTCACCGTCCCAACGACCAGCTCCACCTGCGCATTGGCATACACACTG GTCCCGTCTGCGCCGGGGTGGTGGGCCTCAAGATGCCAAGGTACTGCCTCTTCGGGGACACGGTGAACACCGCATCCCGCATGGAATCCAACGGCCAGG ccctgaagatccATGTCTCATCTGCCACCAAAGAAGTCCTGGATGAGTTCGGCTGCTTTGATCTGGAGCTACGTGGCGATGTAGAAATGAAG GGCAAGGGAAAGATGCGGACATACTGGCTGCTGGGTGAGAGGAAAGACCCTTAA
- the SPAG8 gene encoding sperm-associated antigen 8 isoform X1: MEGRGGCRRREPMGGALSSHVGPRGHEERPPLWVQGEEPLPEERLPYSGETLATTTKRLREMSEIAEPPWEMSEIAEPPQEIADTDELPTVPLSAVPSKVPSREIRRNPSEIKLPPWLGKWGTGSEEKSSATLPALPPTPSTPAEKPSQAVPQRSRVTHDWQKEVVVDPLDSRPRKDLGSEDLQRGYDGLPIHQFLSSVTDSSPPKDCPTLRAVLLGQGQRKAALASMLFKKYSKEMEEEIRPCPKRMESISTTHDDYCAMGFQSTPQPITQRHDYLTEQPSSFWMEQARGRPVRLPPPCPASTLGLSAAERDLSNSLLSRVSLPSSAQTFPSRGMQTSPLPLPCT; the protein is encoded by the exons ATGGAGGGGAGAGGCGGCTGCAGGCGGCGAGAGCCCATGGG GGGCGCTCTGAGCAGCCATGTGGGTCCCAGAGGCCATGAGGAGAGGCCACCGCTCTGGGTCCAGGGTGAGGAGCCCCTGCCTGAGGAGAGGCTCCCGTACAGCGGGGAGACGCTTGCAACCACCACCAAGAGGCTCCGGGAGATGTCAGAGATAGCCGAGCCGCCCTGGGAGATGTCAGAGATAGCCGAGCCGCCCCAGGAGATAGCAGACACAGATGAGCTGCCCACTGTGCCCCTATCAGCCGTGCCCAGCAAGGTGCCATCCCGAGAGATTAGGAGGAATCCCTCTGAGATCAAGCTGCCTCCCTGGCTTGGAAAGTGGGGGACTGGCTCCGAGGAGAAGTCCTCCGCCACACTGCCGGCGCTGCCGCCCACCCCATCCACGCCAGCAGAGAAGCCCAGCCAGGCGGTGCCCCAGCGGAGCCGTGTGACCCATGACTGGCAGAAGGAG GTAGTCGTGGATCCCCTGGACTCTCGGCCAAGGAAGGATTTGGGCAGTGAGGACTTACAGCGTGGCTACGATGGACTGCCAATCCACCAATTTCTCTCCTCAGTCACTGACAGCTCCCCCCCGAAGGACTGCCCAaccctcagggctgtgctgctggggcaaG GGCAGCGGAAGGCCGCATTGGCATCCATGCTCTTCAAGAAATACAG caaggagatggaggaggagattCGGCCCTGCCCAAAGCGCATGGAATCTATCTCCACCACGCATGATGACTACTGTGCCATGGGCTTCCAGTCCAcaccccagcccatcacccag CGTCACGATTACTTAACGGAGCAGCCAAGCAGCTTCTGGATGGAGCAAGCCCGTGGACGGCCGGTAAGGCTCccaccaccctgtcctgccAGTACCCTGGGActctcagctgctgaaagagATCTCTCCAATTCTCTCCTCTCCAGGGTGTCACTGCCCTCTTCGGCACAAACATTCCCTTCAAGAGGAATGCAGACTTCTCCACTCCCATTACCATGTACTTAG